One segment of uncultured Jannaschia sp. DNA contains the following:
- a CDS encoding sugar ABC transporter substrate-binding protein, with product MTIKYALTGASALALVAGSAFADGHATTLTIATVNNGDMIRMQGYTDDFTEKTGHSVEWVTLEENVLRQRVTTDITTKGGAFDLMTIGMYEAPIWGAAGWLIPLDDLSAEYNVDDILPAMAGGLSHDGTLYAAPFYGESSMVMYRTDLMEAAGLEMPDAPTWDFIREAAAAMTDRDAEINGICLRGKAGWGEGGAFINSMANSFGARVFDEDWTPQLDSEQWATTVNFFKDMMDESGPAGYATNGFNENLALFQQGKCGMWIDATVAASFVTNPDDSTVADSVGFALAPDNGLGKRSNWLWAWALGIPAGTQKEAAAKEFIEWATGTAYIEMVAANEGWANVPPGARQSLYDNPEYQTVPFAQMTLDSILSADPNNPTVDPVPYVGIQFAAIPEWAGIWTQVSQELSAAYAGQQTVEEALEKAQAITTEEMEAAGY from the coding sequence ATGACCATCAAGTACGCGCTTACCGGCGCGTCGGCCCTTGCGCTCGTCGCGGGGTCGGCCTTCGCCGACGGCCATGCCACCACGCTGACCATCGCCACCGTGAACAACGGCGACATGATCCGCATGCAGGGCTACACCGACGATTTCACCGAGAAGACCGGCCACAGCGTCGAATGGGTGACGCTCGAGGAGAACGTGCTGCGCCAGCGCGTCACCACCGACATCACCACCAAGGGCGGCGCCTTCGACCTGATGACGATCGGCATGTACGAAGCGCCGATCTGGGGCGCCGCCGGCTGGCTGATCCCGCTCGACGACCTGTCTGCCGAGTACAACGTGGACGACATCCTGCCCGCGATGGCCGGTGGCCTGTCGCATGACGGCACGCTCTATGCCGCGCCGTTCTACGGCGAATCCTCGATGGTGATGTACCGCACCGACCTGATGGAGGCCGCGGGCCTCGAGATGCCGGATGCGCCGACCTGGGACTTCATCCGCGAAGCGGCCGCGGCGATGACCGATCGCGACGCCGAGATCAACGGCATCTGCCTGCGCGGCAAGGCCGGCTGGGGCGAAGGCGGCGCGTTCATCAATTCGATGGCCAACTCCTTCGGCGCGCGCGTCTTCGACGAGGACTGGACCCCGCAACTCGACAGCGAGCAGTGGGCCACCACGGTCAACTTCTTCAAGGACATGATGGACGAGTCCGGCCCCGCCGGATACGCGACCAACGGCTTCAACGAGAACCTCGCGCTGTTCCAGCAGGGCAAGTGCGGCATGTGGATCGACGCGACCGTCGCCGCGTCCTTCGTGACCAATCCCGATGATTCGACCGTCGCGGATTCGGTCGGTTTCGCGCTGGCGCCCGACAACGGCCTCGGCAAGCGCTCGAACTGGCTCTGGGCCTGGGCGCTGGGCATCCCGGCCGGCACGCAGAAGGAAGCCGCCGCCAAGGAGTTCATCGAGTGGGCCACCGGGACCGCCTATATCGAGATGGTCGCCGCCAACGAGGGCTGGGCCAACGTGCCGCCGGGTGCGCGCCAGTCGCTCTATGACAACCCCGAGTACCAGACCGTGCCCTTCGCGCAGATGACCCTGGACTCGATCCTGTCGGCCGACCCGAACAACCCGACCGTCGACCCGGTGCCGTATGTCGGCATCCAGTTCGCCGCGATCCCCGAATGGGCCGGTATCTGGACCCAGGTCAGCCAGGAGCTCTCGGCCGCCTATGCCGGTCAGCAGACCGTCGAGGAAGCGCTCGAGAAGGCGCAGGCCATCACCACCGAAGAGATGGAAGCCGCAGGCTACTGA
- a CDS encoding carbohydrate ABC transporter permease: MATAHSRSAARLMMAPAVTLLLGWMLVPLCMTLYFSFADYRPLRGVFEPWIGFDNYVRFVSSSAFLDSVWTTLILVSAVLAITVTLGILLAMLLNEEIFGQGIVRILVISPFFIMPTVSALVWKNMMMDPTNGVLSHVWRFFGATPHDFLSQSPLLSLILILSWQWLPFATLILLTAIQSLDSEQLEAAEMDGAPPLARFWHLILPHLGRAITIVILIQTIFLLAVFAEIFVTTGGAFGTRTLSYLVFQRVLESQNVGLGSAGGIFAVILANIVAIFLMRIVGKNLD; this comes from the coding sequence ATGGCCACAGCCCATTCCCGATCCGCCGCCCGCCTTATGATGGCACCCGCGGTCACGCTGCTCCTGGGCTGGATGCTCGTGCCGCTGTGCATGACGCTCTACTTCTCCTTCGCCGATTACCGCCCGCTGCGCGGCGTGTTCGAGCCGTGGATCGGCTTCGACAACTACGTCCGCTTCGTCAGCTCCTCGGCTTTCCTCGACTCGGTCTGGACGACGCTCATCCTCGTGAGTGCGGTGCTGGCGATCACCGTGACGCTGGGCATCCTGCTGGCGATGCTCCTGAACGAGGAGATCTTCGGCCAGGGCATTGTCCGGATCCTCGTCATCTCGCCCTTCTTCATCATGCCGACCGTGTCCGCGCTGGTCTGGAAGAACATGATGATGGACCCGACCAACGGCGTCCTCAGCCATGTCTGGCGCTTCTTCGGCGCGACGCCTCACGACTTCCTGTCGCAATCGCCGCTCCTGTCGCTGATCCTGATCCTGTCATGGCAATGGCTGCCGTTTGCGACGCTGATCCTGCTGACCGCGATCCAGTCGCTCGATTCCGAGCAACTGGAGGCCGCCGAGATGGATGGCGCGCCGCCGCTCGCGCGGTTCTGGCACCTGATCCTGCCGCATCTGGGGCGCGCGATCACCATCGTGATCCTGATCCAGACGATCTTCCTGCTGGCGGTCTTCGCCGAGATCTTCGTCACCACCGGCGGCGCCTTCGGGACGCGGACGCTGTCGTACCTCGTGTTCCAGCGCGTCCTCGAGAGCCAGAATGTCGGCCTCGGCTCCGCGGGCGGCATCTTCGCCGTCATCCTCGCCAACATCGTCGCGATCTTCCTGATGCGGATCGTCGGCAAGAATCTCGACTGA
- a CDS encoding carbohydrate ABC transporter permease — MARAVTPRRKAIVSLLAWGIGLLLFFPILWTILTSFKTEAEAIASPPNFIAFDWTLENYEVVQERSDYMKFLWNSIIIAGGSTILGVLVAVPAAWSMAFVPSKRTKDILLWMLSTKMLPAIGVLYPIYLICIEFGILDSRIALVVILMLINLPIIVWMLYTYFREIPSEILEAARMDGAGLKSEILYVLTPMAVPGIASTLLLNFILAWNEAFWTLNLTAANAAPLTAFIASYSSPEGLFFAKLSAASTMAIAPILIMGWFSQKQLVRGLTFGAVK; from the coding sequence ATGGCCCGCGCCGTCACGCCTCGCCGCAAGGCGATCGTCTCCCTCCTCGCCTGGGGGATCGGTCTTCTGCTGTTCTTCCCGATCCTCTGGACGATCCTGACCAGCTTCAAGACCGAGGCCGAGGCCATTGCCTCGCCGCCGAACTTCATCGCCTTCGACTGGACGCTCGAGAATTACGAGGTTGTGCAGGAGCGGTCCGACTACATGAAGTTCCTCTGGAACAGCATCATCATCGCGGGCGGATCGACCATTCTCGGGGTGCTGGTGGCGGTCCCCGCCGCGTGGTCGATGGCCTTCGTGCCGTCGAAGCGCACCAAGGACATCCTGCTCTGGATGCTCTCGACCAAGATGCTGCCGGCGATCGGCGTGCTCTACCCGATCTACCTCATTTGCATCGAGTTCGGCATCCTCGACAGCCGGATCGCCCTCGTCGTGATCCTGATGCTGATCAACCTGCCGATCATCGTCTGGATGCTCTATACGTATTTCCGCGAGATTCCGTCCGAGATCCTCGAAGCCGCGCGGATGGACGGGGCGGGCCTCAAATCCGAGATCCTTTACGTGCTGACGCCGATGGCGGTGCCGGGCATCGCCTCGACGCTGCTCCTGAACTTCATCCTCGCGTGGAACGAGGCGTTCTGGACGCTGAACCTGACGGCCGCGAACGCCGCGCCGCTGACCGCATTCATCGCCAGCTATTCGTCGCCCGAGGGGCTCTTCTTCGCCAAGCTCTCGGCCGCGTCGACCATGGCCATCGCGCCGATCCTCATCATGGGCTGGTTCAGCCAGAAGCAACTTGTCCGGGGTCTCACCTTCGGCGCCGTCAAGTAA
- a CDS encoding ABC transporter ATP-binding protein: MGRITLQGVTKSFGDVEVIPPLNLEIEDGEFVVFVGPSGCGKSTLLRLIAGLEDVTGGDIEIDGRNVSTVPPAKRGLAMVFQSYALYPHMSVRKNIAFPMRMAKMDKAEQDKRVAHAANILNLTDYLDRRPGQLSGGQRQRVAIGRAIVREPAAFLFDEPLSNLDAALRHGMRVEIGELHKSLATTMIYVTHDQIEAMTMADKIVVLRAGHIEQVGSPLELYRTPRNLFVAGFIGSPTMNLFEGPEAARHGAHTIGVRPEHLMPSATGSDGSWRGRVGLSEHLGSDTFLHVHDTGLAETITVRAGGEIDLRHGDTVYLTPEADKIHRFDAQGLRLA; this comes from the coding sequence ATGGGTCGCATCACATTGCAGGGCGTGACGAAAAGCTTCGGCGACGTCGAGGTCATCCCGCCCCTCAACCTCGAGATCGAGGATGGCGAGTTCGTCGTCTTCGTCGGGCCATCGGGCTGCGGCAAGTCCACGCTCTTGCGCCTGATTGCCGGGCTCGAGGACGTCACCGGCGGGGATATCGAGATCGACGGGCGCAATGTCTCGACCGTTCCGCCCGCCAAGCGCGGCCTCGCGATGGTGTTCCAGTCCTACGCGCTCTACCCGCACATGTCGGTGCGCAAGAATATCGCCTTCCCGATGCGCATGGCCAAGATGGACAAGGCCGAGCAGGACAAGCGCGTCGCGCACGCGGCCAACATCCTGAACCTCACCGACTATCTCGACCGCCGCCCAGGACAGCTCTCGGGCGGCCAGCGCCAGCGGGTCGCCATCGGCCGCGCCATCGTGCGGGAGCCGGCGGCCTTCCTCTTCGACGAGCCGCTCTCGAACCTCGACGCCGCCCTTCGCCACGGGATGCGGGTCGAGATCGGCGAGCTGCACAAGTCGCTGGCCACGACGATGATCTACGTCACCCACGACCAGATCGAGGCCATGACCATGGCCGACAAGATCGTCGTGTTGCGCGCCGGGCATATCGAACAGGTCGGCTCGCCGCTGGAGCTCTACCGCACGCCGCGCAACCTCTTCGTCGCGGGCTTCATCGGCTCGCCGACCATGAACCTCTTCGAGGGGCCCGAAGCCGCCAGGCACGGCGCCCATACGATCGGCGTTCGCCCCGAGCACCTGATGCCCTCGGCCACCGGCTCGGACGGATCGTGGCGCGGGCGGGTCGGCCTGTCGGAGCATCTGGGGTCGGACACGTTCCTCCATGTCCACGACACGGGTCTGGCCGAGACGATCACCGTCCGCGCGGGCGGCGAGATCGACCTGCGGCACGGCGATACGGTCTATCTCACGCCCGAGGCCGACAAGATTCACCGCTTCGACGCGCAAGGCCTGCGGCTGGCATGA
- a CDS encoding L-iditol 2-dehydrogenase, with translation MKLDGRSALITGAARGIGRGFAMAYAAEGATVAVADIDRAAAEATATEIGHGAYAVEIDVSDQRSIDAAVTTVVDRAGKLDILVNNAALFDASETVDITRATYDRLYAVNVAGTLFTMQAAARQMIAQGHGGKIINMASQAGRRGEPLVLVYCSTKAAVISMTQSAGLDLIRHGINVNAIAPGVVDGEHWVHVDATFARLEGKRPGQKKAEVEAGVPAGRFAVPSDLAPMAVFLASADSDYVVSQCFNVDGGQWMS, from the coding sequence ATGAAGCTCGACGGACGATCCGCCCTGATCACGGGTGCGGCGCGCGGCATCGGGCGTGGCTTCGCGATGGCCTACGCGGCCGAGGGTGCGACCGTGGCCGTCGCCGATATCGACCGCGCCGCCGCCGAGGCCACGGCGACCGAGATCGGCCACGGCGCCTATGCCGTCGAGATCGACGTGAGCGACCAGCGGAGCATCGATGCAGCCGTTACCACGGTCGTGGACCGCGCGGGGAAGCTCGACATCCTCGTCAATAACGCCGCCCTCTTCGATGCCTCCGAGACCGTGGACATCACGCGGGCGACCTATGACCGGCTCTACGCGGTGAACGTGGCGGGCACGCTCTTCACCATGCAGGCCGCCGCGCGCCAGATGATCGCACAAGGACATGGCGGCAAGATCATCAACATGGCCAGCCAGGCAGGCCGCCGGGGCGAGCCGCTGGTGCTGGTCTATTGCTCGACCAAGGCCGCGGTCATCTCGATGACGCAATCGGCGGGGCTCGACCTCATCCGTCACGGGATCAACGTCAACGCCATCGCGCCCGGCGTCGTCGACGGCGAGCACTGGGTGCATGTCGACGCGACCTTCGCGCGGCTCGAAGGCAAGCGCCCCGGCCAGAAGAAGGCCGAGGTCGAGGCAGGGGTGCCCGCGGGCCGCTTCGCCGTGCCTTCCGACCTCGCGCCGATGGCGGTCTTCCTCGCCTCGGCCGACAGCGACTATGTCGTCTCGCAATGCTTCAACGTGGACGGTGGCCAGTGGATGAGCTGA
- a CDS encoding mannitol dehydrogenase family protein yields MDELTPLSNATLGDLPPGVSVPTYDRAALTAGIVHIGLGNFHRAHQAWYLHRLMQDGLAHDWAIVGAGVRPADAAMRERLLAQDGLTTLIELSPEGVSAEVIGPMIEFVELTDGHGPLIARMAEPDIRIVSLTVTEGGYFIDAATKGFDADHPDIRHDAAHPETPRTAFGAMIEALRRRRDAGHGPFTCQSCDNLQGNGDILRQTVVSLARYSDPDLADWIDAHATFPNAMVDSIAPATGPAELALVRDLGIADAAPVTHENFRQWVIEDDFCAGRPPWDHAGATFSSDVHAYEAMKIRLLNAGHQVIADPGELLGIETIAGCMAHPAIAALFRKVELEEIVPHVAPVPGMTPEAYVDLVAARFSNARIVDTVRRVAFDGASRHTGFLHPVIRDALAAGTSVEGLALVQALWARMCEGTREDGSEIAPNDPIWDRLQTVAAVARERPQAWLEQEALYGDLGEQPRFADAFAGWLRLIWNDGTEAALAAYLRS; encoded by the coding sequence GTGGATGAGCTGACGCCCCTGTCGAACGCGACCCTGGGCGACCTGCCGCCGGGCGTGTCCGTCCCGACCTATGATCGGGCGGCGCTGACGGCGGGCATCGTCCATATCGGGCTCGGCAATTTCCACCGGGCGCACCAGGCGTGGTATCTGCACCGGCTGATGCAGGACGGGCTGGCCCATGACTGGGCCATTGTCGGCGCGGGCGTGCGCCCCGCCGATGCGGCGATGCGCGAACGCCTTCTGGCGCAGGACGGCCTGACGACGCTGATCGAGCTGTCGCCCGAGGGCGTCTCGGCGGAAGTGATCGGTCCGATGATCGAGTTCGTCGAACTTACCGACGGCCATGGCCCCCTGATCGCCCGCATGGCCGAGCCCGATATCCGCATCGTCTCGCTGACGGTGACCGAAGGTGGATATTTCATCGACGCCGCCACCAAGGGCTTCGATGCGGACCACCCCGACATCCGACACGACGCAGCCCATCCGGAGACGCCCCGCACCGCATTCGGCGCCATGATCGAGGCATTGCGCCGTCGCCGCGATGCCGGCCACGGGCCGTTCACCTGCCAGTCCTGCGACAATCTTCAGGGCAATGGCGACATCCTGCGCCAGACGGTCGTGTCTCTGGCGCGCTACTCGGACCCCGACCTCGCGGACTGGATCGACGCGCACGCAACCTTCCCCAACGCGATGGTCGATTCGATCGCCCCGGCGACGGGCCCGGCCGAGCTGGCGCTCGTGCGCGACCTCGGGATTGCGGATGCCGCGCCGGTGACCCACGAGAACTTCCGCCAATGGGTGATCGAGGATGATTTCTGCGCCGGGCGGCCGCCATGGGACCACGCGGGTGCGACCTTCTCGTCGGATGTCCATGCCTACGAGGCGATGAAGATCCGCCTGCTCAACGCGGGCCACCAGGTGATCGCCGATCCGGGCGAACTGTTGGGGATCGAGACCATCGCGGGCTGCATGGCGCATCCGGCCATCGCCGCGCTCTTCCGCAAGGTCGAGCTCGAGGAGATCGTCCCCCATGTCGCGCCGGTGCCCGGCATGACGCCCGAAGCCTATGTCGACCTGGTGGCGGCCCGGTTCTCGAACGCGCGGATCGTGGACACCGTGCGCCGCGTCGCCTTCGACGGCGCGTCGCGACATACGGGGTTTCTGCATCCTGTGATTCGCGACGCGCTGGCGGCCGGGACGTCGGTCGAGGGGCTGGCGCTGGTCCAGGCGCTCTGGGCGCGAATGTGCGAGGGCACGCGCGAGGACGGCAGCGAGATCGCGCCCAACGACCCGATCTGGGACCGTTTGCAGACCGTCGCCGCCGTCGCGCGGGAACGACCGCAGGCCTGGCTCGAGCAGGAGGCGCTCTACGGCGATCTGGGCGAGCAGCCGCGCTTTGCGGATGCCTTCGCGGGCTGGCTCCGGCTGATCTGGAACGACGGCACCGAGGCGGCGCTGGCCGCGTATCTGCGCAGCTAG
- a CDS encoding ROK family transcriptional regulator, with amino-acid sequence MSDPSDIDPLFGARVVTQISAGLSQKGVRAHNERLLLSLLQRHGGLPASELARRAGLSPPTVSVILRRLESEGVIERGEPMRGKVGKPSMPMLVRPDGALSWGLKIGRRSADLVLMDLTGVIRAERRLTYARPIPETVFAFLARSIEEIAATLDPVQRSCLCGIGVAAPFELWNRPTHATNGPEDVFGAWHTVDLRARVEALTGLSVIVLNDATAACQAEQVYGRGREFRDYAYIFIGAFVGGGVVLNHSVYEGRQGNAGALGSIRSVGPNGEAMQLADMASIHVLERRLRESDLDPDLLWRQPLDWSGLERHVDPWLGRVAQELARASLSICAVIDFEAILIDGAFPAEIRQDLVERVRRYLANQDVRGLIPPRIEPGNIGPNARALGAASAPIFSQFMLNTNAGLAVA; translated from the coding sequence ATGAGCGACCCATCCGACATCGATCCCCTCTTCGGCGCCCGCGTGGTGACGCAGATCAGCGCGGGGCTGAGCCAGAAGGGTGTGCGGGCGCATAATGAACGGCTGCTGCTGTCGCTTCTGCAACGCCACGGGGGCCTTCCGGCGAGCGAATTGGCGCGGCGCGCGGGGCTCTCGCCGCCGACCGTTTCCGTGATCCTGCGGCGTCTCGAATCCGAAGGTGTGATCGAGCGGGGCGAGCCGATGCGCGGCAAGGTCGGCAAGCCGTCGATGCCGATGCTCGTGCGGCCCGACGGGGCGCTGTCCTGGGGGCTAAAGATCGGGCGTCGCTCGGCGGACCTCGTTCTGATGGATCTGACCGGCGTGATTCGCGCCGAACGCCGCCTGACTTATGCGCGTCCGATCCCCGAGACGGTCTTCGCATTCCTCGCGCGTTCGATCGAGGAGATTGCGGCGACGCTCGACCCGGTGCAGCGGAGCTGTCTCTGCGGGATCGGCGTCGCCGCACCCTTCGAGCTCTGGAACCGCCCGACCCACGCGACGAACGGTCCGGAGGACGTGTTCGGGGCGTGGCATACGGTCGATCTGCGCGCACGCGTCGAGGCGCTGACGGGACTGTCGGTGATCGTCCTCAACGATGCGACCGCCGCCTGTCAGGCCGAGCAGGTCTATGGCCGCGGGCGCGAGTTCCGGGACTATGCCTACATCTTCATCGGTGCGTTCGTGGGCGGCGGCGTCGTGCTCAACCACTCGGTCTATGAGGGGCGGCAGGGCAATGCGGGTGCGCTGGGTTCGATCCGAAGCGTCGGGCCCAATGGCGAGGCGATGCAGCTTGCGGACATGGCGTCGATCCATGTGCTGGAACGGCGGCTGCGCGAATCCGACCTCGATCCCGACCTGCTCTGGCGGCAGCCGCTCGACTGGTCGGGGCTGGAACGGCATGTCGATCCCTGGCTGGGGCGGGTGGCGCAGGAGCTGGCGCGGGCGAGCCTCTCGATCTGCGCCGTCATCGATTTCGAGGCGATCCTGATCGACGGGGCTTTCCCCGCCGAGATCCGGCAGGACCTCGTGGAACGGGTGCGCCGTTACCTGGCCAATCAAGACGTGCGCGGTCTGATCCCGCCGCGAATCGAGCCGGGCAATATCGGGCCGAACGCGCGCGCGCTGGGCGCGGCAAGTGCGCCGATCTTCTCGCAGTTCATGCTGAACACGAACGCGGGGCTCGCGGTGGCTTGA
- a CDS encoding sugar ABC transporter substrate-binding protein has translation MKALLAGTTIAATLTAGLAAADGHAVSACLITKTDTNPFFVKMREGALAKAEELGINLSTYAGQVDGDHETQVQAIETCILDGAKGILITASDTSSIVPAVQQARDAGLLVIALDTPLEPIDAADMTFATDNFLAGELIGQWAAATLGDDAETAKIAMLDLAVSQPTVGVLRDQGFLQGFGIDLADPNVNGDEDDPRIVGNDVTAGNEEGGRRAMENLLAVDPEINVVYTINEPAAAGAYEALKSIGRENDVLIVSVDGGCPGVQNIADGVIGATSQQYPLLMASKGIEAIAAWAADGTKPEATDGKDFFDTGVALVTDRPADGVESISVGEGTELCWG, from the coding sequence ATGAAAGCGCTTCTCGCCGGCACCACGATCGCCGCCACTCTGACCGCAGGCCTCGCCGCCGCGGATGGGCATGCCGTCTCCGCCTGCCTCATCACCAAGACCGACACCAACCCGTTCTTCGTCAAGATGCGCGAAGGCGCGCTGGCCAAGGCCGAGGAGCTGGGCATCAACCTGTCCACCTATGCCGGTCAAGTTGATGGCGACCACGAAACGCAGGTGCAGGCGATCGAGACCTGCATCCTCGACGGCGCCAAGGGCATCCTGATCACCGCCTCCGACACCTCGTCCATCGTGCCCGCCGTCCAGCAGGCCCGCGACGCCGGTCTTCTGGTCATCGCGCTGGATACCCCGCTCGAGCCGATCGACGCCGCCGACATGACCTTCGCCACCGACAATTTCCTGGCCGGTGAACTGATCGGCCAATGGGCCGCCGCGACGCTGGGCGACGATGCCGAGACCGCGAAGATCGCCATGCTCGACCTCGCCGTCAGCCAGCCGACCGTGGGCGTGCTGCGCGACCAGGGCTTCCTGCAGGGCTTCGGCATCGATCTGGCCGATCCGAACGTCAACGGCGATGAGGACGATCCCCGCATCGTCGGCAACGACGTCACCGCGGGCAACGAGGAAGGCGGCCGCCGCGCCATGGAGAACCTCCTGGCCGTCGATCCCGAGATCAACGTCGTCTATACCATCAACGAGCCCGCCGCTGCCGGCGCCTATGAGGCGCTGAAGTCGATCGGCCGCGAGAACGATGTCCTGATCGTGTCCGTCGATGGCGGCTGCCCCGGCGTCCAGAACATCGCCGATGGCGTGATCGGGGCCACGTCGCAGCAATACCCGCTGCTGATGGCGTCCAAGGGCATCGAGGCGATCGCCGCCTGGGCCGCCGACGGCACCAAGCCCGAGGCGACCGACGGCAAGGACTTCTTCGACACGGGCGTGGCCCTCGTGACCGACCGTCCCGCCGACGGTGTCGAGTCGATCAGCGTCGGAGAGGGCACGGAGCTCTGCTGGGGTTGA
- a CDS encoding ABC transporter permease, with protein sequence MTDRDDYEGATRAADARVAQFDDHASGFVGRFHHALHTTPALVPLIVLLAAIVTFGLLLGSKFFSPFALTLILQQVQIVGIVAAAQSLVILTAGIDLSVGAIAVISSVVMGQFTFRYGLPAEISIVCGLAVGTLIGAVNGILVAVVRLPPFIVTLGMWQIVLAANFLYSANETIRSQDISNDAPVLQLLGWKFQIGGAVFTVGVVVMIALVFILAYVLRHTAWGRHVYAVGDDPDAAELSGVAVKRTLISVYATAGFICAIAGWALIGRIGSVSPTSGQLLNIESITAVVIGGISLFGGRGSILGTLFGALIVGVFTLGLRLMGADAQWTYLLIGVLIIAAVAVDQWIRKVAA encoded by the coding sequence ATGACCGACCGCGACGACTACGAGGGCGCGACCCGCGCCGCCGACGCCCGCGTGGCGCAATTCGACGACCACGCCTCGGGCTTCGTCGGTCGCTTCCACCACGCTCTGCACACGACACCTGCTCTGGTGCCGCTCATCGTGCTGCTGGCGGCCATCGTGACCTTCGGACTGCTGCTCGGATCCAAGTTCTTCAGCCCCTTCGCCCTGACGCTGATCCTGCAGCAGGTGCAGATCGTCGGCATCGTCGCCGCCGCCCAGAGCCTCGTGATCCTGACCGCGGGCATCGACCTCAGCGTCGGCGCCATCGCGGTCATCTCCTCGGTCGTGATGGGACAGTTCACCTTCCGCTACGGCCTGCCGGCCGAGATCTCGATCGTCTGCGGCCTGGCCGTCGGCACGCTGATCGGCGCGGTGAACGGCATCCTCGTCGCCGTCGTCCGCCTGCCGCCCTTCATCGTGACGCTGGGCATGTGGCAGATCGTTCTGGCCGCCAACTTCCTCTATTCCGCGAACGAGACCATCCGCAGCCAGGATATCTCGAACGACGCGCCCGTGCTGCAACTGCTGGGCTGGAAATTCCAGATCGGCGGCGCGGTCTTCACCGTGGGCGTCGTCGTGATGATCGCGCTCGTCTTCATCCTCGCCTACGTGCTGCGTCACACGGCATGGGGCCGACATGTCTATGCGGTGGGCGACGACCCGGACGCGGCCGAGCTTTCGGGCGTCGCGGTCAAGCGGACCCTCATCAGCGTCTACGCCACCGCGGGCTTCATCTGCGCCATCGCGGGCTGGGCCCTGATCGGGCGCATCGGTTCGGTCTCGCCGACCTCGGGCCAGCTTCTCAATATCGAGAGCATCACCGCCGTGGTGATCGGCGGCATCAGCCTCTTCGGCGGGCGCGGCTCGATCCTCGGCACGCTCTTCGGCGCGCTGATCGTCGGCGTCTTCACTCTCGGGCTGCGCCTGATGGGGGCCGACGCGCAATGGACCTACCTGCTGATCGGCGTGCTCATCATCGCGGCCGTTGCGGTGGACCAGTGGATTCGAAAGGTGGCGGCATGA
- a CDS encoding ATP-binding cassette domain-containing protein codes for MTTTPILAASGLTKRYGRVTALDRCDFELMPGEILAVIGDNGAGKSTLIKALSGAVVADEGTIQLDGRDVRFSSPIEAREAGIETVYQTLAMSPALSIADNMFMGRELRRPGIAGSVFRMLDRPRMEEEARAKLNDLGLMTIQNINQAVETLSGGQRQGVAVARAAAFGSKVIILDEPTAALGVKESRRVLDLIQDVRARGIPIILISHNMPHVFEVADRIHVHRLGRRLAVIDPKDYTMSDAVAFMTGAKDAPVAA; via the coding sequence ATGACCACGACACCCATTCTCGCGGCCTCGGGCCTGACCAAGCGCTACGGGCGGGTCACCGCATTGGACCGCTGCGATTTCGAGCTGATGCCCGGCGAGATCCTCGCCGTGATCGGCGACAACGGCGCGGGCAAGTCGACGCTGATCAAGGCGCTTTCGGGGGCGGTCGTCGCCGATGAGGGCACGATCCAGCTCGACGGGCGCGACGTCCGCTTCTCCTCGCCCATCGAGGCGCGCGAGGCGGGGATCGAGACGGTCTACCAGACCCTTGCCATGTCGCCGGCCCTGTCGATCGCCGACAACATGTTCATGGGCCGCGAATTGCGACGACCGGGCATCGCGGGTTCGGTCTTCCGGATGCTTGACCGCCCCCGGATGGAGGAGGAGGCGCGCGCCAAGCTGAACGACCTCGGGCTGATGACAATTCAGAACATCAACCAGGCGGTCGAGACCCTGTCCGGCGGCCAGCGCCAAGGTGTTGCGGTGGCACGCGCGGCGGCTTTCGGATCGAAGGTGATCATCCTCGACGAGCCGACGGCCGCGCTGGGCGTCAAGGAGTCGCGGCGCGTCCTCGACCTGATTCAGGATGTCCGCGCCCGTGGCATCCCGATCATCCTGATCTCGCACAACATGCCCCATGTCTTCGAGGTCGCGGACCGCATCCATGTCCATCGGCTCGGCCGTCGCCTCGCCGTCATCGATCCCAAAGATTACACCATGTCCGACGCGGTCGCCTTCATGACGGGCGCCAAGGACGCGCCGGTCGCGGCGTGA